The following are from one region of the Salicibibacter kimchii genome:
- a CDS encoding PDZ domain-containing protein — MTEERKERRFSKTWSIVGLVIVLLLVYQIPMPYYYSQPGDAVGLNEFITVEDGGGEEGEFYLTTIRQSQANLILYAWSFLSSYRVLTPEEAVRMEGETDEDYHNRQLQAMHQSQHAATVSAYEAAGAVVHENGVLVTQFVDGMGAEEVLESGDVITAVDDENIGNITELNESLAGKKAGDYAQLSVNREGNALELDVEMVEFPEEVTHTDEPTVGLGVEFPVNQREFNPKVNVETGDIGGPSAGLMFALEIYNQLTEEDLTYGLDIAGTGSIDEDGNVGRIGGVGQKVVAADNADIDVFFAPQDTGLSDTSDYEMAMDAAEDIDTSMTVVPVWELQDAVEYLENEG, encoded by the coding sequence GTGACTGAGGAAAGAAAAGAACGAAGATTTTCGAAAACATGGTCGATTGTAGGGCTCGTGATCGTATTGCTGTTGGTCTATCAAATTCCGATGCCTTATTATTATTCTCAACCCGGAGATGCCGTCGGTTTGAATGAATTCATTACGGTGGAAGATGGGGGTGGGGAAGAAGGGGAATTTTACTTAACAACGATTCGGCAAAGCCAAGCCAACCTTATCCTTTATGCCTGGTCGTTTTTAAGTTCTTACCGAGTGCTAACGCCTGAAGAGGCGGTTCGTATGGAAGGGGAAACGGATGAAGACTATCACAACCGGCAACTGCAAGCGATGCACCAGTCCCAGCATGCGGCTACAGTGTCGGCTTATGAAGCAGCCGGTGCCGTGGTGCATGAAAATGGGGTGCTCGTCACCCAGTTTGTGGACGGCATGGGCGCCGAAGAGGTGTTGGAATCCGGGGATGTCATCACCGCCGTTGACGATGAAAACATCGGGAATATCACCGAATTAAATGAGTCGCTGGCGGGAAAAAAAGCGGGAGATTATGCCCAGTTGAGCGTCAATCGGGAAGGCAATGCTTTGGAGTTGGATGTGGAAATGGTTGAGTTTCCGGAAGAGGTGACGCATACAGATGAACCGACGGTTGGACTCGGGGTTGAGTTTCCCGTCAATCAACGTGAGTTTAACCCCAAAGTAAACGTGGAAACCGGTGATATCGGCGGGCCTTCGGCCGGATTAATGTTTGCCCTCGAAATATATAATCAGCTAACCGAAGAGGATTTAACGTATGGATTGGACATTGCCGGCACCGGCTCGATTGATGAAGATGGAAATGTCGGGCGCATCGGCGGCGTGGGCCAAAAAGTGGTGGCAGCGGATAATGCAGACATTGATGTCTTTTTTGCACCACAAGACACTGGCTTAAGCGACACCTCCGATTATGAAATGGCCATGGATGCCGCCGAAGACATTGATACATCGATGACGGTCGTCCCTGTATGGGAACTTCAAGACGCCGTTGAATATTTGGAAAACGAAGGCTAG
- the ylbJ gene encoding sporulation integral membrane protein YlbJ produces MTRSHWQTLLLGTSAAILAISLMVFPQAAFDASLRGLSIWWDVVFPSLLPFFIISELLIAFGVVSFLGAFMEPFMRPLFKVPGTGGFVWAMGVASGNPAGAKLTTRLWKEARITTMESERLVSFTTASNPLFLFGAIAVGFFHDPALGLLLAFAHYAANVFVGIIMRFHGREDVSSRLKKKLTLPSVKAAFQLLHEERLRDNRPIGKKLGDSVQSSVQTLLMIGGFIILFSVINEILSLLNVTVVLAMFAGVFLTVFQFSSELSVPIVSGLFEMTLGSQLASLTDAPLKQKVIVTSFMLAFAGFSAQAQAGSLLAETDIRFHPFFIARCLQGVIAAVLTYVCWDVFYHPEGIAVFSFWDYTASGQGIWEMFLLGSPYFTLGMLLVSICIFHRRKMKLSV; encoded by the coding sequence ATGACACGTTCCCACTGGCAGACACTACTGCTGGGCACAAGCGCAGCTATTCTTGCAATTTCCCTAATGGTCTTTCCACAAGCGGCATTTGATGCATCGTTGCGAGGGCTTTCCATCTGGTGGGATGTCGTCTTTCCGTCATTACTGCCTTTTTTTATTATATCAGAACTCTTGATTGCGTTTGGAGTCGTAAGCTTTCTCGGCGCTTTCATGGAACCCTTTATGCGTCCACTATTTAAAGTCCCGGGGACCGGAGGGTTCGTGTGGGCAATGGGGGTCGCCAGCGGCAACCCCGCGGGCGCTAAACTAACCACCCGATTGTGGAAGGAAGCACGCATTACAACGATGGAAAGCGAGCGACTCGTTTCCTTTACAACCGCTTCAAATCCGTTGTTTTTATTCGGAGCCATTGCCGTTGGTTTTTTTCATGATCCTGCCCTCGGCCTTCTGCTCGCGTTTGCCCATTATGCAGCTAATGTTTTCGTCGGCATCATCATGCGATTCCACGGAAGGGAAGATGTTTCTTCCCGATTGAAAAAAAAGCTCACCCTCCCTTCTGTGAAGGCGGCTTTTCAATTGCTTCATGAAGAACGGTTGCGCGACAATCGCCCGATCGGAAAAAAATTAGGGGATTCGGTGCAATCTTCGGTACAAACGCTGCTCATGATCGGCGGTTTTATCATTCTTTTCTCCGTGATCAACGAAATTTTGTCGCTCCTTAACGTGACCGTCGTCCTTGCCATGTTCGCCGGAGTGTTCTTGACTGTCTTCCAATTTTCGTCTGAACTTAGCGTGCCGATTGTGTCCGGGTTGTTTGAAATGACGCTCGGAAGCCAGCTGGCGAGCCTTACCGATGCACCGTTGAAACAAAAGGTGATCGTTACGAGCTTCATGCTTGCCTTTGCCGGTTTTTCCGCCCAGGCACAGGCGGGAAGTTTATTGGCAGAAACCGATATAAGGTTTCATCCTTTCTTCATTGCCCGTTGTTTACAAGGGGTTATTGCTGCTGTGCTCACATACGTATGTTGGGATGTCTTCTATCACCCCGAGGGCATCGCCGTTTTCTCTTTTTGGGACTATACAGCTTCTGGCCAAGGAATATGGGAGATGTTTCTTTTAGGCTCCCCTTATTTCACGCTCGGAATGCTGCTTGTCTCCATCTGTATTTTTCATAGACGAAAAATGAAACTATCCGTTTAA
- the proB gene encoding glutamate 5-kinase: protein MERKRMVVKIGSSSLANREGGIAFDWLERFSQAIAHLHNQGHELILITSGAVAAGFQRVGYATRPVTTEKKQAAAAVGQGLLMEAYQHAFMKEGITVGQLLLTRESFQEEHQYNNAYATLQELLKRRILPIINENDSIAVEELTFGDNDWLASLVAGLLRADALALLTDINGVYDRHPHHPDAHKKETIGSITAEMLTQADSHRSTLGSGGMRAKLEAARNAQTFGIQTFIGKGDDPRGLQAIMEGNGDGTYVYAKPNHLWPKEKQWVGIYSPVEGNLVIDEGAKDALLYDGKSLLSVGVRDVQGTFSKGSVVAVFDEAHEPVGKGRATIGADDMRTRLSEQPAVTYIHRDHWVSTSKGSVFSE, encoded by the coding sequence TTGGAACGAAAACGAATGGTCGTGAAAATCGGGAGCAGTTCGCTCGCCAACCGAGAGGGCGGCATTGCCTTTGACTGGCTCGAGCGGTTTTCTCAGGCGATTGCCCATCTCCACAATCAAGGCCATGAACTTATTTTGATCACGTCGGGAGCAGTAGCCGCCGGGTTTCAACGCGTCGGTTACGCCACAAGGCCGGTCACGACGGAAAAAAAACAAGCTGCGGCCGCTGTCGGGCAAGGGTTGCTCATGGAAGCCTATCAACATGCGTTCATGAAAGAAGGCATTACGGTTGGCCAGCTTTTGTTAACCCGGGAAAGCTTTCAAGAAGAACATCAATACAACAACGCCTATGCAACGTTGCAAGAGCTGCTCAAACGCCGCATTTTGCCAATCATTAATGAAAATGACTCCATTGCCGTGGAAGAGCTGACGTTCGGTGACAATGATTGGCTCGCAAGTTTGGTAGCCGGACTTCTGAGGGCCGATGCACTCGCGTTGCTCACGGATATCAACGGGGTATACGACCGGCATCCTCATCATCCGGATGCCCATAAAAAAGAAACCATTGGGAGCATCACAGCGGAAATGCTTACGCAAGCGGACAGCCATCGATCCACGTTAGGGAGCGGAGGCATGCGTGCCAAATTGGAAGCTGCCCGCAACGCGCAAACCTTCGGCATTCAAACGTTCATCGGAAAAGGCGACGATCCGCGAGGGCTACAAGCAATCATGGAAGGAAACGGCGACGGCACTTATGTATACGCGAAGCCTAACCATCTGTGGCCAAAAGAAAAACAGTGGGTCGGTATCTATTCACCTGTGGAAGGGAATCTCGTCATCGACGAAGGCGCCAAAGACGCCCTTCTCTATGACGGGAAAAGTTTGCTTTCCGTTGGCGTCCGCGATGTACAAGGAACTTTTTCAAAAGGATCCGTTGTCGCCGTCTTTGACGAGGCGCATGAACCGGTCGGCAAAGGGCGAGCCACGATAGGTGCTGACGACATGCGCACCCGCCTTTCCGAACAACCGGCTGTCACTTATATCCACCGGGATCATTGGGTAAGTACCTCGAAAGGAAGTGTTTTCAGTGAATGA
- the rsmD gene encoding 16S rRNA (guanine(966)-N(2))-methyltransferase RsmD produces MRIIAGSRKGTRLKAVPGAETRPTSDRLKEALFQMIGPYFQGGTGIDLYAGTGALGMEALSRGIDEMYFSDTSGAAIKVIRENASRCHFEKQVHIYKQGAVHMAKRLHRDKRRCSLIFLDPPYQQQQLEEDITLIQDLELVTPETVIVAEHSSSLHLEQEIGDFCKSRTKTFGDTQISIFTNNTERNEEGCQR; encoded by the coding sequence ATGCGTATCATTGCAGGGAGCAGAAAAGGCACACGGCTTAAAGCTGTCCCGGGGGCGGAAACACGCCCAACAAGTGATCGTTTAAAAGAAGCGCTTTTTCAAATGATCGGCCCTTATTTTCAAGGCGGGACGGGCATTGATTTATACGCAGGGACCGGGGCGCTGGGGATGGAAGCGCTCAGCCGCGGGATCGATGAGATGTATTTTTCCGATACATCAGGCGCGGCCATCAAAGTGATCCGAGAAAATGCAAGCAGATGCCATTTCGAAAAGCAGGTTCATATTTATAAGCAAGGGGCTGTGCACATGGCCAAGAGGCTTCACCGTGACAAGAGAAGGTGTTCCCTTATTTTCTTGGACCCGCCTTACCAACAGCAACAACTTGAAGAGGACATTACGCTTATTCAAGACTTGGAGCTTGTCACTCCCGAGACGGTAATTGTTGCGGAACATTCGTCCTCGTTGCATTTGGAGCAGGAAATTGGCGATTTTTGTAAGTCCCGAACGAAAACATTCGGAGACACGCAAATCAGTATTTTTACCAACAACACGGAAAGGAACGAAGAAGGATGCCAACGATAG
- a CDS encoding YlbG family protein, whose translation MYEQRQGLVVWFRSMKYVRQLRTYGHVQYVSKKMKYAMLYCNQKEAEHLSEQLGRLSFVTGVEWSKRAQLDMDFTKASSASKGSRTRADNVHV comes from the coding sequence ATGTACGAGCAACGCCAAGGTTTGGTCGTTTGGTTCCGATCCATGAAATATGTGCGCCAACTCCGAACGTATGGGCATGTGCAATATGTCTCCAAGAAAATGAAATACGCGATGCTTTATTGTAATCAGAAGGAAGCAGAGCACCTAAGTGAACAACTCGGACGCTTGTCATTTGTGACCGGAGTAGAATGGTCGAAACGGGCACAATTGGATATGGACTTCACCAAAGCTTCAAGTGCCTCGAAGGGCTCCCGAACGAGGGCTGATAATGTTCATGTATAG
- a CDS encoding patatin-like phospholipase family protein, whose product MVKDQPSIGLALGSGGARGFAHIGVLEVFEEEGIPVDFIAGSSMGAVIGTLMALGRSADDLKQLAGLFRRKYYIDFTVPRMGLVSGKRLEELFYMLTKGEMLENLDTPVTVVTTDLNSGERVLFTDGSMAKALRASISIPGIFVPARYGDHLLVDGGVIDRVPANVVTEMGADLVVAVDVSYFPETPSTSSIYDVIIQSMEIMARELVKAKKIEADILMEPIVQANNAIVFDDTESLIQQGREEALRQLPQIREKIEAWKGKRS is encoded by the coding sequence ATGGTGAAAGATCAACCGTCCATTGGCCTTGCGCTCGGTTCAGGAGGCGCACGCGGATTCGCGCATATTGGAGTGCTGGAAGTGTTTGAGGAGGAAGGCATTCCTGTTGATTTTATCGCCGGAAGCAGTATGGGGGCGGTCATTGGAACGTTGATGGCCCTCGGACGGTCTGCTGATGATTTAAAACAACTGGCCGGTCTGTTTCGCAGAAAATATTATATTGATTTCACCGTCCCGAGAATGGGGCTCGTGAGTGGGAAACGTTTGGAAGAGTTATTTTATATGCTCACGAAGGGAGAAATGCTGGAAAACCTTGATACGCCCGTTACCGTGGTTACGACCGATTTGAACAGTGGGGAAAGGGTTCTTTTTACGGACGGTTCCATGGCAAAAGCCTTGCGGGCGAGTATTTCCATTCCGGGTATTTTTGTCCCGGCCCGTTACGGGGATCATTTACTCGTGGACGGAGGAGTCATCGATCGTGTTCCGGCAAATGTCGTGACAGAGATGGGCGCGGATCTCGTGGTCGCGGTCGATGTCTCTTATTTTCCCGAAACGCCATCGACGTCGTCCATTTATGATGTCATTATTCAAAGCATGGAAATTATGGCGCGGGAACTCGTCAAAGCCAAAAAAATTGAAGCAGATATTCTTATGGAACCAATCGTGCAGGCAAATAATGCGATTGTATTCGATGATACGGAATCGCTCATTCAACAAGGACGGGAAGAAGCATTGCGCCAATTGCCGCAAATTCGGGAAAAGATTGAGGCTTGGAAGGGGAAAAGATCGTGA
- the coaD gene encoding pantetheine-phosphate adenylyltransferase, which produces MPTIAVAPGSFDPVTNGHLDIIERSAKIFDKVIVAVLINRNKTPLFNIEERVELLQDSFQNYPNVEVDSFDGLLVNYVRSKNANVIVRGLRAVTDFEYEMQSTSINRKMDKDIETFFMMTNNQYSYLSSSIVKEVAKNKGNVNGLVPSHVEDALKRRYDV; this is translated from the coding sequence ATGCCAACGATAGCAGTAGCGCCGGGCAGCTTCGATCCGGTAACAAACGGACACCTCGATATTATTGAACGCAGCGCAAAAATTTTTGATAAAGTGATTGTCGCCGTACTGATCAATCGAAACAAAACCCCGCTCTTTAATATCGAAGAACGGGTGGAATTATTGCAAGATTCATTCCAGAATTATCCCAACGTGGAAGTGGATTCCTTTGATGGGCTTTTGGTTAACTATGTGCGCTCGAAAAATGCAAATGTGATCGTACGCGGATTACGGGCGGTGACCGACTTTGAATATGAAATGCAATCAACCTCCATTAACCGAAAGATGGACAAGGACATTGAAACCTTTTTCATGATGACGAATAACCAGTATTCGTACTTAAGTTCAAGCATTGTCAAAGAAGTGGCTAAAAATAAAGGCAATGTCAACGGTCTCGTCCCTTCTCATGTCGAAGATGCATTAAAACGGAGGTATGACGTTTAA